In the genome of Sebastes fasciatus isolate fSebFas1 chromosome 23, fSebFas1.pri, whole genome shotgun sequence, the window CTGCACataccattattattacaggAATAGCAACTGCAGCTTGAAGCCACATCTCACATGACAGCTCACTGGTTTTGTACTCTGAAAGAGACAGGCCTGCAAAAGATGGCGGGGTGCTGCATGTATAATCTAAGGGCCAGTCCGGGAGCAAAGACTTGTTGAGAACAGCGACGAACCAATAGGAGTCACATGAGCAGACGAATGGATTGCTTCCAGCTTTGAGGGTCTGAAGTCTGGGAAGTCCTGCCAAGACGTCCCCGGATATAGATGTGATAGCGTTCTGGTCTACGTAGAGGCTGAGCAGAACCAGGGAGCTGAGATCTGCAGGGATCACCTGGATGCTGTTGGAGCTGAGTTGGAGGTGTGTCAGCTTGGGAAACCGAGACATATCCTCCTGCGTTATGGCTGTTATTCCCGTCTTTGACAAGTCAATCCTCTCAAAGTTCATGGACAGGTATTGAAAGACTCTGTTGCCCAGGTTGTTGTTCGCCAGGTGGAGCTCAGTCAGCTGATCAGGCCAAGAGCAGTCTCTGTCCAGGTAGATGGAGTTGAAGCTGAGGTCCAGAGACTCTAATGTCTTCATCTGATGCGTCTTCTCAGAGATAAAGGAGAGACTGCTAAAGCGGTTCTTGTTCAAAGACAGTCTCCTGAGTTTGGGGAAGACGGAGGTGTACGAACAGTGATACCACCAGAAGCCTGAATCCGTTAAGAGGTTATCTGACAGATCCAGCGTCTCCAGCGATGGCAGGACAGACAGGAGTTTACACGGTAAAATGTTCATTCCGGTCCCAGAGAACTTGATATAGTTCAGATTTGAAACGGTCTCTAAACTTATGTTGATTGTGGGGTACCTGTATTGATAATGATTAACACCATTGAAGGTAATTGAGCAAAGATTGACTGTGTGATTAATGGTGCGAAACTGAAACCCGTCTAGTGTATCTTCATTATAAGTGATGTTGACAAATGAGAGGTCATAGAGGTAGGAGAACCACACGTTCTTCAGAAGCACCTCCATAAATGAGCTGTTGATCCAGGTGTTTTCTACGGTGAGATTCTGTACAAATGGCATTGTTCTCAGGTTGTTAAAAAAGTCGCTGGTTACGTTGCAGTTGTCTGGAAATAGAGTGATGAATCTCAGTGATGTTGCCCTCGTCACATTCAAGTCCACGAGGACGTTCTCAAACATGCTGGAATCtccacaaaaagatgcaaaaagtGTGAATGTTTGAAGAGACGTCAGTTTTGCGAGCGCACCAGAATCATACGTTTGCCAGTGAATTCCTGCTCCCAACACCAGGTGATGCAGAGAAACGTTGGTCAATGGATCAAAGTCATTGTAGTGGACCGACAGAGCCGCTGTGCTACCTAATGACAGCACATCCAGATTCGTTAGGTTCTGAAATGATGCTGGAATTTGATAGCTGTTGTACAGATTGTTTGCCAAATCAAGGATTTTCAGCAGTTTAGATGAAATGTCAGGGACGACAGGTAAGTCATTGTAGGATATATTGAGAACTTTGAGTGCCGGTGTGTGACTGAACACACTGGGAGAGATCTCCTGCAGGCCACAGTGAGTTACCTTCAGATAACAGAGCTGGGACAGTCCAGAAAACGGAGCTCCGTTCAGTCTCTGGATGGAGTTGTGAGAAATGTCCAAATACTGCAGGTGACTGGGAAGATCGGAGGGAACGTTGGTCAGATTGTGATGAGAGAGGTCTTTCATCGCTCGCCTTGATGTGACGCACAGTTTAAATCCCTTTTCATCTTCTTCTACAGCCACACAGTCCGGTTTCATCAGGGACACGATGGCAATGGTCCCAATCAGCAAAGCTACGTTTGTCCTGAAACATCAAAATCAATGAAATGAATGAGTCAAAATGAA includes:
- the LOC141761912 gene encoding toll-like receptor 1, yielding MSTQRTNVALLIGTIAIVSLMKPDCVAVEEDEKGFKLCVTSRRAMKDLSHHNLTNVPSDLPSHLQYLDISHNSIQRLNGAPFSGLSQLCYLKVTHCGLQEISPSVFSHTPALKVLNISYNDLPVVPDISSKLLKILDLANNLYNSYQIPASFQNLTNLDVLSLGSTAALSVHYNDFDPLTNVSLHHLVLGAGIHWQTYDSGALAKLTSLQTFTLFASFCGDSSMFENVLVDLNVTRATSLRFITLFPDNCNVTSDFFNNLRTMPFVQNLTVENTWINSSFMEVLLKNVWFSYLYDLSFVNITYNEDTLDGFQFRTINHTVNLCSITFNGVNHYQYRYPTINISLETVSNLNYIKFSGTGMNILPCKLLSVLPSLETLDLSDNLLTDSGFWWYHCSYTSVFPKLRRLSLNKNRFSSLSFISEKTHQMKTLESLDLSFNSIYLDRDCSWPDQLTELHLANNNLGNRVFQYLSMNFERIDLSKTGITAITQEDMSRFPKLTHLQLSSNSIQVIPADLSSLVLLSLYVDQNAITSISGDVLAGLPRLQTLKAGSNPFVCSCDSYWFVAVLNKSLLPDWPLDYTCSTPPSFAGLSLSEYKTSELSCEMWLQAAVAIPVIIMVCAVIGLVFYKCDGVWYTKMLWVWIRVKRRGRKRSSRLQNASYSYHAFISYSHQDSGWVDGQLAPSLEGAGLSLCVHERDFVPGEWIIDNIINRVESSYKTLFVLSKQFVQSEWCNYELFFAQHRAISVQQDSLVFILLEPIPTDSLPKKFLRLRSLLRQQTYLEWPKDERKQQLFWASLKSMLRMADKSMVLKDVALAFADTAPVLTDQV